CCCGCAATCCGAATCATACACTTCCCCTCTGGCAATCGACACTGACCCGCGTCAACAGACAACCCATTCTCATCAAATTCTCATCAAATTGATAGGTAATTCTAAACAACGGATGCCACTGCTCTCATTTGGATATCCTACAATCGTTTGGTACACCTTGGCTTATCTCGTAAAACGTGCATTTACAGGCTACAAGATTTATCCTAGTAAGGTCTGATATAAAATCGTATTTCATTCCGAACCATATATCGAGCAACGTAAGAGATGGCTAGGATACACTTTTGCTCATTCATTGCAATAACACAGCTCCATCACACATAATGATTTTCATCAGAAAGAGGTATACACATGTGCGGTATCGCCGGAATTGTTCCGCGTTCCAATTCAGGCCTGCTCTACGCGAAACACCTAAAAGCGATGTTATCGCAGCTTGAGCACCGCGGCCCGGATGCAACATATCTTCACGCAAGTCCGCAAGTCGCCTTTGGAATGACGAGGCTCTCCATCGTCGGGGGCGACGATGGTGTTCAGCCCATTTGGAATGAAACAAACACCTGTGCGGTCGTCTGCAATGGTGAAATCTACAACTATAAATCCCTGCGTGCGATGCTCGAGTTACACGGCCACGAGTTTCGCACCTCTTCAGATGTGGAAGTCATTGTCCATCTCTATGAAGAGTACGGCGAAAAGTGTCTCTCGCAACTTGAGGGTATCTTTGCTCTGTGCCTGTGGGACACGGAACGGCAGCGCATGGTGATTGCACGCGACCGAATCGGCGTCAAGCCACTCTACTACGTCAATACCGATGAGGCGTTCTTTTGTGCCTCTGAGCTTCGCGCGTTGTTGCCGGCCGTTAATCCCAAATTGAGTATGTCCGCATTCTCATCCTATCACGAATTGCGTTTTGCACCAGCACCGTACACGCTCGTGGAGGGAATTGAGAAGCTCCCTCCAGCGCATTACGCGGTTGTTCAAGGTCGACATCTACGCATCCAAGGATACTGGAGCCCGGGCTTGTCTGTACTGAGTCCGTCAGATAACGGACGCATGCGACAAGAGCGCGTGAAGCACCTGATTGAAGAAGCGGTCAGTGCCCAACAGGCAGAAGGGGTGTCTTCCGGGGTTCTGCTCAGCGGCGGACTGGATTCGACACTTCTTGTGGCACTCCAAACCAAGCTGTTCGGAGCCGCACCAGACACGATTACTGTCAGTTTCAAGCAGCCAGAGCACCTTGGCACAACCACCGAGACAGAGTACGATGAGCACAGTTACGCAAGGCAGGTTGCCGATCTGTTTGGCTGTAAGCACCACGTTCAGGAATTCGGAGCCGATGAAACCTGGGACTTACTCCCGCAAATCATTGCCGATCTCGATGAACCCATCGCCGACCCAACAGCACTCCCGCTTTGGTTCGCCAGCCGTGTTGCACACCAGGCCGGACACCGTGTTTTGTTTAGCGGTGAGGGAATGGACGAATTGTTTGCAGGCTATAGCCTGTATCGGCAGACCTACTGGCTGAGGGCACTGCAGATGCTCCCGCGTGGCTTGCGAAGAGGTTTGCAAGGGGTGCTTAAGGACGCAAACTTGCCTGGCAGCCATTTGCTGTCTCATTCATTGCAGTCGGTAACCAATTGGTATCGGAGTATTGGGGAGTTGTTCACGGACACAGAGATGAACACTATCCTACGCGAGCCAATCCGCCGTGCGACCAGGGGTGCGGAGCAACATTGGAGCAACAACACCATCACGCGATTTTTGCACCTGCGCGAGCACGCACGTGCCAACCAAGACCCACTGCAACAAATGCTGTTGTTCGACTGCGTTCACTGGTTGCCTGAAAATACCCTAACCAAATCCGACAAGATATCCATGGCTCATTCTGTGGAACTCCGCGTCCCATTTTTAAACGAGCGTCTATTTGAGTATGCACTTGCCTTGCCCGCCCGTGATAAACTGCGCCGCGGCGTGCACAAGTACATTGTGCGCAACGCCTTTCGCGATTTGATTCCCTCAGACGTGATGAACCGCCCGAAGGCAGGGTTCCCGGTGCCGATTACCGCGTGGACTTTTGGTGAATGGCATGAACGAATTCACCAGTTGCTGTTATCACCTGAGTCTTTGACCAGGGACATCTATCATGAAGATGCCATCTTGAACCTGCTCGCAAGCCCACCCGCTGCGCAGCGACGAGCGGCGCGGTTGTTGTGGAGCTTAATCACGATGGAACTATGGCTAAAATCACTCACCGCCCAAACCGAGATTGGAAGCATCGACGAATTTGTCGGTGTAGCTGAGCGAGCAGACCAGTCCAGATATAGTTCGGTCAGTTCCGCAGTCGCAACCCAAGGTTAGTGTCACTCTTGGTGCCAAACTGCGTGCCTGCCTTGGTGTCAGGCATAATGCAAAAACCCGGTGCCAGGCTTGGTGCAAAAACTGCGTGCCGGCCTTAGTGCCAGGCATAGTGCCAAAAAACCGGTGCCAGGCATAGTGCAAAAACCCGGTGCCAGGCTTGACGTTAAAACCCATGATGTAAAACAGGAACTCAGGAGAGTGCCTCACTCTCCTGAGTTCCTTCATGCCAACGCCATCCCCTAGTCCCTTATCGCCGCCATCGGCTGACATCCCAGATGTCAGTTATCCAGTCCCTGTAGAACTCAGACTCGTGTGTGACAAGGACAATCGTCCCGTCAAACGTCATCAGCGCTTCCCGCAGGGCCCCTTTCGCTTCTGCATCCAGGTGATTGGTCGGTTCGTCGAGCACGAGCCAATTGGCACCGCTCAGCATCAGATGACAGAGACGTACCTTGGCCTGTTCACCACCACTGAGCGTGGTCGACGGCTGTAACACCTTCTCCCCGCGCACTGCGCACGCTGCCAACGCTTGTCGAACCTCCTTGTGCGTCAACTTCGGGTACGCCATCCAAATCGATTCGAGCGGGGTTTCTTCTCCGACTTTTCTCGCCTCTTGTTCAAAATACCCGACCCTAACCCCATCTCCGAGCACCACACTTCCAGAAAGCGCGGGCACTTCGCCGAGCAGTGTACGGAGTAACGTAGTCTTACCGATCCCGTTGAAACCCGTAACAGCTACTTTTGCACCGCGTTTCACCTTCAAGTCGAGTGAGCCAAACAGCGGATTGCCGTATCCGATGAGCAGGTCTTTTGTCGCTGCAACGACGGCTGTTGGTGACTCCAGATAGTGAAAGCGAAACCGGGGATGGGGGGCGGATTTTGGCGGATCGATGCGCTCTGCCAGGGTCTTCGCCAGCCGCTTTTCCCGGCTCTTGGCCTGTGTTGCTGTTGACGCACGTACTTTGTTTTTCTGAATGTAGGTTTCAAGTTTCCGGATTTCCTCTTGTTGCTGCTGATACAGAGTTTGAGCCTGGTTCTTGCGTAGTTCAAATGCCTTTAAAAAGGCGTCATAGTTTCCAGGGTAACGCGTGAGTTCCTGATTGAGCAGGTGAAACACCACATTCGCGATGCGGTTGAGAAAAGCCGTATCATGTGACACCACGATAAATGCATGTGGATACTCGTTCAGATAACCGGCCAGCCAATCAACATGCATCGTGTCCAGATAATTCGTGGGCTCGTCGAGCAGCAAGACATCAGGTTGCTGCAGCAGCAATTTAGCTAACGCAACCTTCGTGCGCTGTCCACCACTCAACATCGATACGGGTGTTTCCAGGCCAAGCGCGGCTAAACCGAGTCCGTCAGCCACTTTAGCGACCGTCGTATCAATGTCATAAAAGCCTAATGAGAGAAGCAACTCCTGCGTTTCAGCAAAACGTCGCGTGTACGCATCCCAGCCCTGCCCAGACCCCGAAGTTGGCTCTTTTGCGGCAGCCACGGCGATTTTGTCTGCAAGTTCAAGCATTTCATGTTCGAGAGCATACAACTCCGCAAAGGCAGTCAAGAGAACATCCCGGACTGATGCTTCAGGGTCAATATCGAGTTGTTGCGTGAGGTAGCCAATCTTCGTTCCTGGCAGCCACAGAATCCTACCCTCGTCTGGTAATCGATGCCCGCCGAGAAGGGACAACAAGGTCGACTTCCCGGTACCGTTTGGACCGACAAGCGCAGCGTGATGGTACTTGGTCAACTGCATTTCAACACGTTTCAAGACTTTCGTGTCCGCAAACGTATAAGAAAGCTGTTCAACAGTGAGTAAACTCATGGAGATCCTCCTCGTCGCTTGAGTGTCGTTTCAGCCGACAGTCAGGAGAGGAGGAGATGAAAAAAGCAGGGCTCTCTGCCCTGCTGCATACGCCATATTCACGAATTTCTCGAATTACAAAGGATGCAAAAGACCCCTGTTGCAATTCGAGTTACCGTGCGTGCAGTTATGCTCAGGTGCTTCTCCGCCTCGTTTTGCTGTACGGCTGTTTTAGGGCATACCTATCCCGTATCAAGCCAGTACGAGCATTAATCGAGCGGAAACACCTGCCAAATACATTTCCCACACGCCTTTCAAAGTATCAATGTATTTTGATATTACATCAAATCTGTTCTTCAACGCAATCACTGGGAATGCATTCACTGCGAGTACAATCATCACGTCGGGAACGCAATCATCTCGCCTGGAACGCAATCATCACACCTGGAACGCAATCATCTCGCCTGGAACGCAATCATCTCGACTTGCTCATGCTGCGTCGATATCGATATTGACCCCACTGATAGCGAATGAAACACCCGACGCAAAAGCCAAGAATCGCAACAAAGGCAGCCAACAAAACCAGAGACGAGAAAACATACATCGCAATCTCCCAGCCAAAAGCCCACGAGATAATTGCCAGAAGCAGACATGCCACCGCAATGACTTGGTTAAACTTCTGCTGGCCTTTATCTTCCGGTATATATGCGCCCATCGGTTTTTTCAAGAAAAGGCGCCCCAATTTCATGACCGGATTGAAGTCGAACAGCAATCCGCAAAGACCACAAACAAGCGGAACGGCAAGAATCCACGTTTGCTGCAACCCCCAGGCAAGTGCCACGGACAGAACAATTACCCACTGGTTCGTGCGCACAAGTGGGCGTGGAATCGACATTGACATAGACATAGACATAGACATCATCAACACCCTTTTCTCACTAAAACACTAGGTATTATATGCTATATAAAGTATGGCACGGCAAGGGTGTTTCGTCAACGTCGATGAGGTCCCTTTAACTCGCTCTCAGAAACTGTCGATTAACTCACTCGAACACGGGCTGCCGCCGATAGCGAGCCGGGAACGCGTTATTCACCTTGCTCGAAACACGTTCAAGTGGAAATAACGCGCTCGTGGCGTGTTATTCACTGAAACGGGCCAAAATAGCGCGTTCATACGTCGTTATTGACCCAAGTTACGAACACAGCGCTTCCACAGCTCGCTATTTCTTGCCGGCCCTAGAGATGGAATGGGAGATAACGCGCAGAGGGCGCGTTATCTCCCATTACCTGAGTAAAACCAAGGCCAGGGCCAAGGCCTTGGCCAAGGCCATGTCCACGTACGCTTAGACTTACGCATCCACGATGCGTAGCTGTCGCCCGCTCAGCTAGCCCAGCACTCCCTTGCGCATCCACGATGCGCAAGGGACGAGTTAATCGACAGTCTCTCTCATCAAGGTTATTGTGATTGGTCTGCAGAGGCCACTTTTATCGCTCAGTCTTCGCAGTGCAGCGTTCGCAGAGGTACATAGCACCCTCGCGCTGCACTCCGAATTCATGACCGCACTCCAAACAGATACACTCACCCGTCGCGAATGACCGAACGGATCGTCCCAGCATTGTCGGTGGCGTTCCACTCTGCGTCGCACTGGAAGCGTCCATGTCTGCTTTCATTTGCTTCGCCTCCTCTGCGGCAAAAGTGTCGAGGTGTCGAAACTGCCTCTTTGGTCTCCCATTCCATTCAGGTTGAAAAACGACAGCATCGTTCATCAGTCAGCCACCTCCATTTTGTTATATAACAGATTTTATTTTATTTGAATTATTATATAACACAAAACCAATAAATTGTGCACACCTTTTTCATTAAAGTCAGAAAAATTAGGGGTTGACATTGTTGTATAACAGAACATATAAATAGATCGTGTAATATAACACGATATTGCAACTGACCACAGCAGCAACTGACCGCATCAGCGACTGACCACAGCAGCAACAGAACAGAGGCTTCATGCAGAGAGATGCTGCACGAGTCGTGCCGCAACAGGGAGCACCCGACACTGCGAGGAGGGATAGAAGTGCAGCTTACGTATGAGGTTTTAGGGGGCCACTCCAATGTATACCTGGCGCCCATCGAAAACCCACTGTTTCGTGAAATCTTGACACACGAGGCCGTACACTTTGTCGTTGAACTGTCACGGGCCTACGACGCCCGGCGACAACACCTGCTCTGGGCTCGAGAGCGCCGACAAGATGACCTCGACAAAGGCGCAATGCTCGACTTCCTACAGGAAACGGAGTCTATTCGTGGCGCAGA
The Alicyclobacillus curvatus genome window above contains:
- the asnB gene encoding asparagine synthase (glutamine-hydrolyzing) encodes the protein MCGIAGIVPRSNSGLLYAKHLKAMLSQLEHRGPDATYLHASPQVAFGMTRLSIVGGDDGVQPIWNETNTCAVVCNGEIYNYKSLRAMLELHGHEFRTSSDVEVIVHLYEEYGEKCLSQLEGIFALCLWDTERQRMVIARDRIGVKPLYYVNTDEAFFCASELRALLPAVNPKLSMSAFSSYHELRFAPAPYTLVEGIEKLPPAHYAVVQGRHLRIQGYWSPGLSVLSPSDNGRMRQERVKHLIEEAVSAQQAEGVSSGVLLSGGLDSTLLVALQTKLFGAAPDTITVSFKQPEHLGTTTETEYDEHSYARQVADLFGCKHHVQEFGADETWDLLPQIIADLDEPIADPTALPLWFASRVAHQAGHRVLFSGEGMDELFAGYSLYRQTYWLRALQMLPRGLRRGLQGVLKDANLPGSHLLSHSLQSVTNWYRSIGELFTDTEMNTILREPIRRATRGAEQHWSNNTITRFLHLREHARANQDPLQQMLLFDCVHWLPENTLTKSDKISMAHSVELRVPFLNERLFEYALALPARDKLRRGVHKYIVRNAFRDLIPSDVMNRPKAGFPVPITAWTFGEWHERIHQLLLSPESLTRDIYHEDAILNLLASPPAAQRRAARLLWSLITMELWLKSLTAQTEIGSIDEFVGVAERADQSRYSSVSSAVATQG
- a CDS encoding ABC-F family ATP-binding cassette domain-containing protein; its protein translation is MSLLTVEQLSYTFADTKVLKRVEMQLTKYHHAALVGPNGTGKSTLLSLLGGHRLPDEGRILWLPGTKIGYLTQQLDIDPEASVRDVLLTAFAELYALEHEMLELADKIAVAAAKEPTSGSGQGWDAYTRRFAETQELLLSLGFYDIDTTVAKVADGLGLAALGLETPVSMLSGGQRTKVALAKLLLQQPDVLLLDEPTNYLDTMHVDWLAGYLNEYPHAFIVVSHDTAFLNRIANVVFHLLNQELTRYPGNYDAFLKAFELRKNQAQTLYQQQQEEIRKLETYIQKNKVRASTATQAKSREKRLAKTLAERIDPPKSAPHPRFRFHYLESPTAVVAATKDLLIGYGNPLFGSLDLKVKRGAKVAVTGFNGIGKTTLLRTLLGEVPALSGSVVLGDGVRVGYFEQEARKVGEETPLESIWMAYPKLTHKEVRQALAACAVRGEKVLQPSTTLSGGEQAKVRLCHLMLSGANWLVLDEPTNHLDAEAKGALREALMTFDGTIVLVTHESEFYRDWITDIWDVSRWRR
- a CDS encoding DUF4395 domain-containing protein yields the protein MSMSMSMSIPRPLVRTNQWVIVLSVALAWGLQQTWILAVPLVCGLCGLLFDFNPVMKLGRLFLKKPMGAYIPEDKGQQKFNQVIAVACLLLAIISWAFGWEIAMYVFSSLVLLAAFVAILGFCVGCFIRYQWGQYRYRRSMSKSR